One segment of Prionailurus bengalensis isolate Pbe53 chromosome X, Fcat_Pben_1.1_paternal_pri, whole genome shotgun sequence DNA contains the following:
- the LOC122477732 gene encoding ferritin heavy chain-like, with protein MATAPFSQVRQNYHPQCEAAINCQINLELYASYAYLSMAFYFDRADVALENFSKFFLRRSHEESQHAEKLMQLQNQRGGRLRLRDIMKPDRDNWENGLNAMECAFHLEKSLNQSLLDLHQLATDKNDAHLCSFLETNYLPEQVKVIKELGGYITSLRKMEALEDGLAEYLFDKLTLGNSDKH; from the coding sequence ATGGCCACCGCGCCGTTCTCTCAAGTGCGCCAGAACTACCACCCGCAGTGCGAGGCCGCCATCAACTGCCAGATCAACCTGGAGCTCTACGCCTCCTACGCGTACCTGTCCATGGCTTTCTATTTCGACCGCGCCGACGTGGCCCTGGAGAATTTCTCCAAGTTCTTCCTGCGCCGGTCCCACGAGGAGAGCCAGCATGCCGAGAAGCTGATGCAGCTGCAGAACCAGCGTGGGggccgcctccgcctccgcgACATCATGAAGCCTGACCGCGACAACTGGGAGAACGGCCTCAACGCCATGGAGTGCGCCTTTCACCTGGAGAAGAGCCTGAACCAGAGCCTGCTCGACCTGCACCAGCTGGCCACCGACAAGAACGACGCCCATCTGTGCAGCTTCCTGGAGACCAACTACCTGCCCGAGCAAGTGAAGGTCATCAAAGAGCTGGGGGGCTACATCACCAGCCTGCGCAAGATGGAGGCCCTGGAAGACGGCTTGGCAGAGTACCTCTTTGACAAGCTCACCCTGGGCAACAGCGACAAGCACTGA